The Chiloscyllium plagiosum isolate BGI_BamShark_2017 chromosome 40, ASM401019v2, whole genome shotgun sequence genome has a segment encoding these proteins:
- the c40h15orf39 gene encoding uncharacterized protein C15orf39 homolog isoform X3 has product MMANKRSVDCMDSLIYSKMPRLENDQNGLSTGLYKPSPLSSYAAENPLKYTGSYLAYHLQNRDGTDSQGIWNQARPCVHHMGGPNTQSPPGQVSSLNNRSYQTEHETVSRPFQPSVNANDKLDLVKDLMNVRSKWVTFVERQKNLRKGQNLPAVLCSSAAGKHSLHSSALSTVGNSANVAFPQPVYRNSVCCSGAGFSLENSTDHFYRRGQETEWRMPPPVTSSCLIVNNSQLMHSQQYANPLAKNNSLHSGSGNIQISSVGRITKETGKSPGVRSPLCRGYGTYTSSVLQDPRYPVLSYENSNGTVPGHSGTSIHNIQDLQKAPLHPFGTTQGQQMQPSLYRDKPSPPKYPVPIQPKVLHSLNTISNQQSVGSYSLLHPHSYKAQMGNYPVPGASGRMPVPSSPYASQLVSENPYAQPSESFGYAARHPPPPPEQQKSISATGPLIHPVSQPATHSTEFEQQSTPGNKVASSLQDPTNAKHLSPDLLRFRPRIVAQTNERCYNSLNTLYNSEYTGPQQLISKHSAFHPVLSGKHLKVPFERPAGSPGDQRPKDIYLQEHSPGIHISPKGDQGRFIFSKEPEILNNKPVEVRLASPQKSYTVSPTRKTSVINFSPASSPASNESKRSTPPPSPPMPVINNVFSLAPYKAYLEATGLFFSKCPNCELDCDKSCSCSLKNKTQSSRSDSAIDLDSSTPGPKRLATDSSQLQPKNGELKTGDASVRLESTNEKGASEDELRKTVSTKNCLDVQHQEINLSPKFNRLDKGLPQQSSNSARCMVHSGDRKLGMNKMEDEMALDLSTKSKSPPLNVIQHALVSGESGEKLKSTNEISNEKENTIESQSTEEKRESTWPSEEHGTKAVVAPSNESSNVSDHLIIEMNKYKILRPVPPKIGENNSTLPSEDITKAKKISLIGSVDPSALILRPLKPLKRILPDVVKSIMNSNPEPCKLSCETKVDSSCNGKLMQNENDTYNYFVHLHQSLCDMITQSVAETSEEVLCACLRDIEEKETPKLRSSVKSKNGTRSFEALKMSKAKEIWRNYGHVQQTLQKLLSYLESYIYSRTCPFPHVIRAGTIFIPIYLVKEKLFSSLKGATIDQVFQEHKIELRPTTLSEEKKLQTELQLQRCSSRLIKLLSLKQLPEIYQDLLDVLWHSCVKIRLDLPSHVGLDAPVQVNKVMKT; this is encoded by the coding sequence ATGATGGCCAATAAAAGAAGTGTTGATTGCATGGACTCGCTTATTTATAGTAAGATGCCACGATTGGAGAATGACCAGAATGGGTTATCAACAGGACTTTATAAACCCAGTCCCCTATCTAGTTATGCTGCTGAAAATCCCCTCAAGTACACTGGATCTTATTTAGCATATCATCTTCAAAATCGTGATGGAACAGATTCACAAGGTATCTGGAACCAGGCCCGACCATGCGTGCATCATATGGGTGGTCCAAACACCCAGTCACCACCAGGTCAAGTTTCAAGTCTCAACAATCGCTCATATCAGACAGAACATGAAACTGTATCCCGACCATTTCAGCCATCTGTGAACGCAAATGATAAACTTGACTTGGTCAAAGATTTAATGAATGTTCGATCAAAATGGGTCACTTTCGTTGAACGGCAGAAGAATTTGAGAAAAGGCCAAAATCTCCCAGCTGTGCTCTGCTCTTCTGCAGCTGGAAAACACAGTTTACATTCGTCTGCTTTATCTACAGTTGGTAACTCTGCAAATGTAGCATTCCCACAACCAGTGTATAGGAATAGTGTCTGTTGTTCAGGAGCTGGTTTCTCTTTGGAAAATTCAACAGATCATTTTTATAGAAGAGGACAGGAAACTGAATGGAGGATGCCACCTCCTGTTACTTCCAGTTGTTTAATTGTGAATAACAGTCAACTGATGCACAGTCAGCAATATGCTAATCCGCTTGCGAAAAATAATTCATTGCATAGTGGATCTGGCAATATACAGATTAGCTCTGTGGGCCGAATCACCAAAGAAACTGGGAAATCACCTGGAGTGCGTTCACCCCTATGTCGAGGATATGGAACTTACACTAGTAGTGTTCTTCAAGATCCCAGATATCCTGTGCTTTCATATGAAAACTCTAATGGAACTGTACCAGGTCATAGCGGCACATCCATACATAACATCCAAGACTTGCAGAAAGCTCCCTTACATCCATTTGGGACGActcaagggcaacagatgcaacCATCTTTGTATCGTGATAAGCCATCACCACCGAAATATCCAGTGCCAATTCAACCAAAGGTTTTGCACTCTCTGAACACTATTTCAAACCAGCAAAGTGTGGGTAGTTACTCATTGTTACATCCACATAGCTACAAAGCCCAAATGGGAAATTATCCAGTGCCAGGGGCAAGTGGGCGGATGCCTGTACCCAGTTCCCCTTATGCAAGCCAGCTTGTTTCAGAGAATCCTTATGCACAACCATCTGAATCTTTTGGGTATGCTGCTCGTCATCCTCCTCCGCCACCAGAGCAACAGAAAAGTATCTCTGCGACTGGTCCTTTGATTCATCCTGtatcacagcctgcaacacactCAACTGAGTTTGAGCAACAGAGTACTCCTGGAAACAAAGTTGCTTCATCTCTCCAAGATCCAACTAATGCAAAGCATCTTTCACCAGACCTGTTGCGTTTCAGGCCTCGCATCGTTGCACAAACAAATGAACGATGCTACAATTCATTAAATACTCTTTATAATTCGGAATATACTGGTCCGCAGCAGTTGATAAGCAAACACAGTGCCTTCCACCCTGTGCTATCTGGCAAACACTTGAAGGTGCCATTTGAGAGACCTGCTGGCTCCCCAGGTGACCAAAGACCAAAGGATATTTATCTGCAAGAACATAGCCCAGGCATCCACATTTCCCCTAAAGGTGATCAAGGTAGGTTTATATTCAGTAAAGAACCTGAGATCCTGAATAATAAACCAGTAGAAGTCAGATTGGCTAGCCCACAAAAAAGCTATACTGTAAGTCCAACCAGAAAAACATCTGTGATTAATTTCTCGCCTGCTTCCTCCCCTGCTTCTAATGAAAGCAAGAGATCAACCCCACCTCCTTCCCCTCCTATGCCAGTCATAAACAATGTGTTCAGTTTGGCACCCTACAAAGCCTACCTGGAAGCCACTGGTCTGTTCTTCTCAAAATGTCCAAACTGCGAACTAGATTGTGATAAATCATGTTCAtgttctttgaaaaataaaactcAAAGCAGCAGAAGTGATAGTGCCATAGATCTTGATTCCAGTACACCTGGCCCTAAAAGACTGGCAACAGACAGTAGTCAGTTGCAACCCAAGAATGGCGAACTGAAAACAGGTGACGCTTCTGTGCGTTTAGAATCTACAAATGAAAAAGGTGCATCTGAGGATGAGCTTAGGAAAACAGTAAGCACGAAGAACTGTTTAGATGTTCAGCATCAGGAGATTAATCTTTCTCCTAAATTCAATAGGCTTGATAAGGGCCTACCTCAGCAAAGTAGTAATAGTGCAAGGTGTATGGTTCACAGTGGTGATAGAAAGCTTGGGATGAACAAAATGGAAGATGAAATGGCCTTGGACCTAAGTACTAAATCAAAAAGTCCACCTTTGAATGTTATTCAACATGCCCTGGTTTCTGGTGAGTCTGGAGAAAAATTGAAAAGTACAAATGAAAtatcaaatgaaaaagaaaatactATAGAATCTCAGAGTACTGAAGAGAAACGTGAAAGCACATGGCCATCTGAAGAGCATGGAACGAAGGCAGTTGTTGCACCCTCTAATGAATCCAGCAATGTAAGTGACCACCTTATTATAGAAATGAATAAGTATAAAATACTGAGACCTGTCCCTCCAAAGATTGGTGAAAATAATTCAACTCTGCCATCTGAAGACATTACTAAAGCTAAAAAAATTAGTTTGATTGGATCAGTTGATCCCTCTGCCTTAATTTTGAGACCCCTGAAACCTCTGAAGCGAATATTACCTGATGTGGTTAAATCAATTATGAATTCTAATCCTGAACCTTGCAAGCTATCTTGTGAAACCAAAGTGGACTCATCTTGTAATGGCAAGTTAATGCAGAACGAGAATGACACTTataattattttgtacatcttcaTCAGTCCCTATGTGACATGATCACCCAGTCTGTGGCTGAAACCTCTGAAGAGGTTTTGTGTGCATGTTTGCGGGACATTGAAGAGAAGGAAACTCCAAAATTGAGGTCTTCAGTAAAGTCAAAAAATGGTACAAGAAGCTTTGAAGCATTGAAGATGTCGAAAGCAAAAGAAATTTGGCGCAACTATGGCCACGTCCAGCAGACCCTACAAAAATTACTTTCCTACTTGGAAAGCTATATTTATTCCAGAACGTGCCCATTTCCCCATGTAATAAGGGCTGGCACAATTTTTATTCCAATATACTTagtgaaggagaaattattttccaGCCTCAAGGGAGCAACAATTGATCAAGTTTTCCAGGAGCACAAAATAGAACTAAGACCAACGACCCTTTCAGAGGAGAAGAAACTGCAGACAGAGTTACAGCTTCAAAGGTGTTCTTCCAGACTAATCAAGCTGCTTTCCTTAAAGCAGTTACCTGAAATCTATCAAGATCTGCTGGATGTTCTGTGGCATTCTTGTGTGAAAATTCGTCTTG
- the c40h15orf39 gene encoding uncharacterized protein C15orf39 homolog isoform X2, whose protein sequence is MMANKRSVDCMDSLIYSKMPRLENDQNGLSTGLYKPSPLSSYAAENPLKYTGSYLAYHLQNRDGTDSQGIWNQARPCVHHMGGPNTQSPPGQVSSLNNRSYQTEHETVSRPFQPSVNANDKLDLVKDLMNVRSKWVTFVERQKNLRKGQNLPAVLCSSAAGKHSLHSSALSTVGNSANVAFPQPVYRNSVCCSGAGFSLENSTDHFYRRGQETEWRMPPPVTSSCLIVNNSQLMHSQQYANPLAKNNSLHSGSGNIQISSVGRITKETGKSPGVRSPLCRGYGTYTSSVLQDPRYPVLSYENSNGTVPGHSGTSIHNIQDLQKAPLHPFGTTQGQQMQPSLYRDKPSPPKYPVPIQPKVLHSLNTISNQQSVGSYSLLHPHSYKAQMGNYPVPGASGRMPVPSSPYASQLVSENPYAQPSESFGYAARHPPPPPEQQKSISATGPLIHPVSQPATHSTEFEQQSTPGNKVASSLQDPTNAKHLSPDLLRFRPRIVAQTNERCYNSLNTLYNSEYTGPQQLISKHSAFHPVLSGKHLKVPFERPAGSPGDQRPKDIYLQEHSPGIHISPKGDQGRFIFSKEPEILNNKPVEVRLASPQKSYTVSPTRKTSVINFSPASSPASNESKRSTPPPSPPMPVINNVFSLAPYKAYLEATGLFFSKCPNCELDCDKSCSCSLKNKTQSSRSDSAIDLDSSTPGPKRLATDSSQLQPKNGELKTGDASVRLESTNEKGASEDELRKTVSTKNCLDVQHQEINLSPKFNRLDKGLPQQSSNSARCMVHSGDRKLGMNKMEDEMALDLSTKSKSPPLNVIQHALVSGESGEKLKSTNEISNEKENTIESQSTEEKRESTWPSEEHGTKAVVAPSNESSNVSDHLIIEMNKYKILRPVPPKIGENNSTLPSEDITKAKKISLIGSVDPSALILRPLKPLKRILPDVVKSIMNSNPEPCKLSCETKVDSSCNGKLMQNENDTYNYFVHLHQSLCDMITQSVAETSEEVLCACLRDIEEKETPKLRSSVKSKNGTRSFEALKMSKAKEIWRNYGHVQQTLQKLLSYLESYIYSRTCPFPHVIRAGTIFIPIYLVKEKLFSSLKGATIDQVFQEHKIELRPTTLSEEKKLQTELQLQRCSSRLIKLLSLKQLPEIYQDLLDVLWHSCVKIRLERHWATTRSRNLPGLQLEADNAAVLAEIGKLSSDQKLNLGSS, encoded by the coding sequence ATGATGGCCAATAAAAGAAGTGTTGATTGCATGGACTCGCTTATTTATAGTAAGATGCCACGATTGGAGAATGACCAGAATGGGTTATCAACAGGACTTTATAAACCCAGTCCCCTATCTAGTTATGCTGCTGAAAATCCCCTCAAGTACACTGGATCTTATTTAGCATATCATCTTCAAAATCGTGATGGAACAGATTCACAAGGTATCTGGAACCAGGCCCGACCATGCGTGCATCATATGGGTGGTCCAAACACCCAGTCACCACCAGGTCAAGTTTCAAGTCTCAACAATCGCTCATATCAGACAGAACATGAAACTGTATCCCGACCATTTCAGCCATCTGTGAACGCAAATGATAAACTTGACTTGGTCAAAGATTTAATGAATGTTCGATCAAAATGGGTCACTTTCGTTGAACGGCAGAAGAATTTGAGAAAAGGCCAAAATCTCCCAGCTGTGCTCTGCTCTTCTGCAGCTGGAAAACACAGTTTACATTCGTCTGCTTTATCTACAGTTGGTAACTCTGCAAATGTAGCATTCCCACAACCAGTGTATAGGAATAGTGTCTGTTGTTCAGGAGCTGGTTTCTCTTTGGAAAATTCAACAGATCATTTTTATAGAAGAGGACAGGAAACTGAATGGAGGATGCCACCTCCTGTTACTTCCAGTTGTTTAATTGTGAATAACAGTCAACTGATGCACAGTCAGCAATATGCTAATCCGCTTGCGAAAAATAATTCATTGCATAGTGGATCTGGCAATATACAGATTAGCTCTGTGGGCCGAATCACCAAAGAAACTGGGAAATCACCTGGAGTGCGTTCACCCCTATGTCGAGGATATGGAACTTACACTAGTAGTGTTCTTCAAGATCCCAGATATCCTGTGCTTTCATATGAAAACTCTAATGGAACTGTACCAGGTCATAGCGGCACATCCATACATAACATCCAAGACTTGCAGAAAGCTCCCTTACATCCATTTGGGACGActcaagggcaacagatgcaacCATCTTTGTATCGTGATAAGCCATCACCACCGAAATATCCAGTGCCAATTCAACCAAAGGTTTTGCACTCTCTGAACACTATTTCAAACCAGCAAAGTGTGGGTAGTTACTCATTGTTACATCCACATAGCTACAAAGCCCAAATGGGAAATTATCCAGTGCCAGGGGCAAGTGGGCGGATGCCTGTACCCAGTTCCCCTTATGCAAGCCAGCTTGTTTCAGAGAATCCTTATGCACAACCATCTGAATCTTTTGGGTATGCTGCTCGTCATCCTCCTCCGCCACCAGAGCAACAGAAAAGTATCTCTGCGACTGGTCCTTTGATTCATCCTGtatcacagcctgcaacacactCAACTGAGTTTGAGCAACAGAGTACTCCTGGAAACAAAGTTGCTTCATCTCTCCAAGATCCAACTAATGCAAAGCATCTTTCACCAGACCTGTTGCGTTTCAGGCCTCGCATCGTTGCACAAACAAATGAACGATGCTACAATTCATTAAATACTCTTTATAATTCGGAATATACTGGTCCGCAGCAGTTGATAAGCAAACACAGTGCCTTCCACCCTGTGCTATCTGGCAAACACTTGAAGGTGCCATTTGAGAGACCTGCTGGCTCCCCAGGTGACCAAAGACCAAAGGATATTTATCTGCAAGAACATAGCCCAGGCATCCACATTTCCCCTAAAGGTGATCAAGGTAGGTTTATATTCAGTAAAGAACCTGAGATCCTGAATAATAAACCAGTAGAAGTCAGATTGGCTAGCCCACAAAAAAGCTATACTGTAAGTCCAACCAGAAAAACATCTGTGATTAATTTCTCGCCTGCTTCCTCCCCTGCTTCTAATGAAAGCAAGAGATCAACCCCACCTCCTTCCCCTCCTATGCCAGTCATAAACAATGTGTTCAGTTTGGCACCCTACAAAGCCTACCTGGAAGCCACTGGTCTGTTCTTCTCAAAATGTCCAAACTGCGAACTAGATTGTGATAAATCATGTTCAtgttctttgaaaaataaaactcAAAGCAGCAGAAGTGATAGTGCCATAGATCTTGATTCCAGTACACCTGGCCCTAAAAGACTGGCAACAGACAGTAGTCAGTTGCAACCCAAGAATGGCGAACTGAAAACAGGTGACGCTTCTGTGCGTTTAGAATCTACAAATGAAAAAGGTGCATCTGAGGATGAGCTTAGGAAAACAGTAAGCACGAAGAACTGTTTAGATGTTCAGCATCAGGAGATTAATCTTTCTCCTAAATTCAATAGGCTTGATAAGGGCCTACCTCAGCAAAGTAGTAATAGTGCAAGGTGTATGGTTCACAGTGGTGATAGAAAGCTTGGGATGAACAAAATGGAAGATGAAATGGCCTTGGACCTAAGTACTAAATCAAAAAGTCCACCTTTGAATGTTATTCAACATGCCCTGGTTTCTGGTGAGTCTGGAGAAAAATTGAAAAGTACAAATGAAAtatcaaatgaaaaagaaaatactATAGAATCTCAGAGTACTGAAGAGAAACGTGAAAGCACATGGCCATCTGAAGAGCATGGAACGAAGGCAGTTGTTGCACCCTCTAATGAATCCAGCAATGTAAGTGACCACCTTATTATAGAAATGAATAAGTATAAAATACTGAGACCTGTCCCTCCAAAGATTGGTGAAAATAATTCAACTCTGCCATCTGAAGACATTACTAAAGCTAAAAAAATTAGTTTGATTGGATCAGTTGATCCCTCTGCCTTAATTTTGAGACCCCTGAAACCTCTGAAGCGAATATTACCTGATGTGGTTAAATCAATTATGAATTCTAATCCTGAACCTTGCAAGCTATCTTGTGAAACCAAAGTGGACTCATCTTGTAATGGCAAGTTAATGCAGAACGAGAATGACACTTataattattttgtacatcttcaTCAGTCCCTATGTGACATGATCACCCAGTCTGTGGCTGAAACCTCTGAAGAGGTTTTGTGTGCATGTTTGCGGGACATTGAAGAGAAGGAAACTCCAAAATTGAGGTCTTCAGTAAAGTCAAAAAATGGTACAAGAAGCTTTGAAGCATTGAAGATGTCGAAAGCAAAAGAAATTTGGCGCAACTATGGCCACGTCCAGCAGACCCTACAAAAATTACTTTCCTACTTGGAAAGCTATATTTATTCCAGAACGTGCCCATTTCCCCATGTAATAAGGGCTGGCACAATTTTTATTCCAATATACTTagtgaaggagaaattattttccaGCCTCAAGGGAGCAACAATTGATCAAGTTTTCCAGGAGCACAAAATAGAACTAAGACCAACGACCCTTTCAGAGGAGAAGAAACTGCAGACAGAGTTACAGCTTCAAAGGTGTTCTTCCAGACTAATCAAGCTGCTTTCCTTAAAGCAGTTACCTGAAATCTATCAAGATCTGCTGGATGTTCTGTGGCATTCTTGTGTGAAAATTCGTCTTG